In a genomic window of Spirosoma agri:
- a CDS encoding Gfo/Idh/MocA family protein: METTSAKEREIGIGVIGMGGFGLFAVQQFLQTPHTKLVAIAGSKREEAVRTAKRFGAEQLGSLEELVSHPGVDVVYIATPPFLHYEQAMLALNAGKHVICEKPLAMNPEQGQEMLDTARQKGLLMVTNLMQRYNPMFARIKHLIDKKLLGDFLHGYFENYAGDEGLSPEHWFWDREKSGGIFIEHGVHFFDMFAGWLGQGTVKAAQIVKRPDSQDIEDQVQATVEYGDDETGRKLVNFYHGFTQTGRMDRQEMRLLFERGDITLQEWVPTRMVLRCVADEETTRALLDLFPGAQLNVTANIGGKDQPLRGRHKEFNAYQQIEIKFGFEIEKQHLYSELLRLMFRDQVNAIHYPEMHRIIREENGLDSLQTAVDADQMARQSFE, from the coding sequence ATGGAAACAACCTCGGCAAAAGAACGCGAAATCGGAATTGGAGTTATTGGTATGGGTGGCTTTGGTCTGTTTGCCGTTCAGCAATTTTTACAGACACCTCATACAAAACTGGTGGCCATTGCCGGATCGAAACGGGAAGAGGCCGTTCGAACAGCCAAGCGATTCGGAGCCGAGCAGTTGGGTAGTCTTGAAGAATTAGTGAGTCATCCGGGGGTCGATGTGGTCTACATTGCCACACCACCGTTTCTGCATTACGAGCAGGCCATGCTGGCTCTGAACGCAGGTAAACACGTAATCTGCGAAAAACCGCTGGCCATGAATCCCGAACAGGGTCAGGAAATGCTTGACACCGCCCGGCAAAAGGGTCTGCTGATGGTCACGAACCTGATGCAGCGGTACAACCCGATGTTTGCTCGTATTAAACACCTGATCGATAAAAAGTTACTCGGCGATTTTCTGCACGGCTATTTCGAAAACTACGCCGGTGATGAAGGATTATCGCCTGAGCATTGGTTCTGGGATCGGGAAAAGAGCGGTGGTATTTTTATCGAACACGGTGTCCACTTCTTCGATATGTTTGCGGGCTGGCTCGGTCAGGGAACCGTTAAAGCGGCTCAGATCGTGAAACGTCCGGACAGCCAAGATATTGAAGATCAGGTTCAGGCTACGGTTGAATACGGTGACGATGAAACGGGTCGAAAACTGGTTAACTTCTACCATGGCTTTACCCAGACGGGCCGCATGGATCGGCAGGAAATGCGTCTTCTTTTTGAGCGGGGTGACATTACCCTTCAGGAATGGGTACCAACCCGAATGGTCCTGCGCTGTGTTGCCGATGAAGAAACGACTCGCGCCTTACTGGATTTGTTCCCCGGTGCCCAATTGAACGTAACCGCCAATATTGGTGGCAAGGATCAGCCGTTGCGCGGACGTCATAAGGAGTTCAACGCTTACCAGCAGATAGAGATCAAATTCGGGTTTGAAATAGAGAAGCAGCATCTCTACAGCGAGTTGCTCCGGCTTATGTTCCGGGATCAGGTCAACGCCATTCATTACCCTGAAATGCACCGAATTATTCGGGAAGAAAACGGATTGGACTCGTTGCAAACCGCCGTAGATGCAGATCAGATGGCTCGACAGTCATTCGAATAA
- the nagB gene encoding glucosamine-6-phosphate deaminase, translating into MTSESQLLDNPDGQLPGDLLTGTSMLGTSMLGVDSPTGGPIQSAITYEKIPTHIYADAKDASRAVAQEIADLIRQKQSENKPCVLGLATGSSPKTVYAELIRMHREEGLSFHNVVSFNLDEYYPMEPDSLQSYWRFMREQLFDHVDIPKGNYNVPDGTLRPDEVAGFSKKYEAAIEAAGGLDFQLLGIGGNGHIGFNEPGSLVNSHTRLMMLDNSTRAAAAADFGGLPKTPRKAITMGVSSILGARRVVLLAWGERKAPVIRSAVEGLVTELNPASYLQTHPNALFVIDTAAASELTRMKTPWLVDSVVWDNNMKKKAVTYLSLALSKPILKLTDRDYNDNGMSDLLAQYGQSYDINIDVFNQLQHTITGWPGGKPNADDTNRPERAQPAKKRCLIFSPHPDDDIISMGGTFQRLVDQGHEVHIGYQTSGNIAVADDEALRFADYVVDFNTKFGIDSPEATRIFQDAAASLREKNDSEMDTIEVRYVKGLIRMGEAKSTCRFVGIPVTQAHFMNMPFYETGKVAKKPLSEADIQITMAVIEAIKPHQIYAAGDLADPHGTHKVCLDAVLEAVRRLKDKDFMKDCWVWLYRGAWAEWDIHEIEMAVPMSPDQVTKKRFGIFKHQSQKDGVVYQGTDSREFWQRAEERNRGTAELYNRLGLAEYEAMEAFVRWRF; encoded by the coding sequence ATGACCTCGGAGTCTCAACTACTCGACAACCCGGACGGGCAACTACCAGGCGACTTATTGACCGGCACGTCCATGCTGGGCACATCCATGCTGGGCGTGGATTCACCTACGGGTGGTCCAATCCAGTCGGCCATTACGTACGAAAAAATTCCTACTCACATCTATGCCGATGCCAAAGATGCATCGCGGGCTGTGGCTCAGGAAATTGCAGACTTGATTCGGCAGAAACAAAGCGAAAACAAACCCTGCGTATTAGGGCTGGCAACCGGGTCATCACCCAAAACGGTTTATGCCGAACTCATTCGGATGCACCGCGAAGAAGGCCTGAGCTTTCATAATGTCGTTTCGTTCAATCTGGACGAATATTATCCTATGGAGCCTGATTCGCTGCAAAGCTACTGGCGGTTCATGCGGGAGCAATTGTTCGATCACGTTGACATTCCGAAAGGAAACTATAACGTACCGGACGGAACCCTTCGACCCGACGAGGTTGCCGGATTTTCGAAGAAATACGAAGCGGCCATTGAAGCCGCTGGCGGACTGGACTTTCAGCTGCTCGGTATCGGTGGTAACGGCCACATCGGCTTCAATGAACCGGGGTCGCTCGTCAATTCGCACACGCGGTTGATGATGCTCGACAACTCGACCCGAGCCGCAGCCGCAGCCGATTTTGGTGGTCTTCCAAAAACACCCCGTAAAGCCATTACCATGGGCGTTTCCAGCATCCTGGGTGCTCGGCGTGTGGTGTTGCTGGCCTGGGGCGAACGCAAAGCACCTGTTATTCGTAGTGCCGTTGAGGGACTGGTTACTGAACTAAACCCAGCCTCGTATCTGCAAACGCATCCGAACGCCCTGTTTGTGATCGATACCGCAGCGGCTTCTGAGCTGACCCGTATGAAAACACCCTGGTTGGTGGATTCGGTTGTATGGGACAACAATATGAAGAAGAAGGCGGTCACGTATCTGTCACTAGCCCTTAGCAAACCAATTCTGAAGCTGACGGACCGCGACTACAACGACAACGGTATGAGTGACCTGCTGGCCCAGTATGGTCAGTCGTACGACATCAATATCGACGTTTTCAACCAGCTTCAGCATACCATTACGGGCTGGCCGGGTGGTAAACCCAACGCCGACGATACCAACCGTCCGGAACGGGCGCAACCCGCCAAAAAACGGTGCTTGATCTTTAGTCCGCACCCCGATGATGATATTATCTCGATGGGCGGTACGTTCCAGCGTCTTGTCGATCAGGGTCACGAAGTACACATCGGTTATCAGACATCGGGCAACATTGCCGTTGCGGATGATGAAGCCCTGCGTTTTGCTGACTACGTTGTCGATTTCAATACCAAGTTTGGCATTGATAGTCCCGAAGCAACCCGGATTTTCCAGGATGCCGCTGCATCGCTGCGGGAAAAGAACGATAGCGAAATGGATACCATTGAAGTACGCTACGTGAAAGGACTGATTCGCATGGGCGAAGCAAAGTCTACCTGTCGGTTCGTAGGTATTCCGGTTACGCAGGCTCACTTCATGAACATGCCTTTCTACGAGACGGGCAAAGTGGCCAAAAAACCGCTCAGCGAGGCCGATATACAGATCACAATGGCCGTAATCGAAGCGATCAAGCCGCATCAGATCTACGCAGCTGGGGATCTTGCCGATCCGCACGGTACGCACAAAGTGTGCCTGGACGCTGTGCTCGAAGCCGTTCGTCGCCTGAAAGATAAAGACTTCATGAAAGATTGCTGGGTTTGGCTTTATCGCGGAGCCTGGGCGGAGTGGGATATTCACGAAATCGAAATGGCCGTACCAATGTCGCCCGATCAGGTGACGAAAAAACGGTTCGGTATCTTCAAGCACCAGTCGCAGAAAGATGGCGTCGTGTATCAGGGAACCGATTCGCGGGAGTTCTGGCAACGTGCCGAAGAGCGCAACCGGGGCACGGCGGAACTGTACAACCGATTAGGTTTGGCCGAATACGAAGCTATGGAAGCTTTCGTCCGCTGGCGCTTCTAA
- a CDS encoding acyltransferase family protein — protein sequence MQSFVSTSTANVQNSPLASSRLLSLDFFRGLTVAAMILVNNPGDWGHIYAPLEHAPWNGWTPTDLIFPFFLFIVGVSITFALAGAKGQATLANGIVGKIVKRSLTLFLLGLFLNFFPKFDVSTVRIPGVLQRIALVYLACSLIFLKTTPRQQLYLLVCLLIGYWLVMTQVPVPGVGYANLNPETNLSAWFDRTFITPAHVYKPAKVWDPEGLLSTLPAIGTGLLGVLTGTWLRANRSAAEKVAGLFTAGCLVALAGLIWNSFFPINKALWTSSFVLLAGGLAMVVLALCYWLIDVRNARWGVLPFVAFGVNAITVFFLSGLIPRIMNLIHVKQADGTELGLKEYLYRSFIVPLFADPINASLAGALTFVLIWFGILWWMYRKNVIIKV from the coding sequence ATGCAATCGTTCGTTTCGACAAGTACGGCCAACGTTCAGAATTCCCCGCTTGCTTCCAGTCGGTTGCTGTCCCTCGACTTCTTTCGGGGTTTGACCGTTGCGGCTATGATTCTGGTCAACAACCCCGGTGACTGGGGCCACATTTATGCCCCACTGGAACATGCTCCGTGGAACGGCTGGACACCCACTGATCTGATTTTTCCCTTCTTTCTGTTCATCGTCGGTGTATCGATTACGTTCGCCCTGGCCGGAGCCAAAGGACAAGCTACGCTGGCAAACGGCATTGTCGGAAAAATTGTGAAGCGTAGCCTGACGCTGTTCCTGCTTGGGCTTTTTCTTAATTTCTTTCCGAAGTTCGATGTGTCAACCGTACGGATTCCGGGCGTGTTGCAGCGAATCGCACTGGTGTATCTGGCCTGTTCGCTTATCTTTCTGAAAACGACCCCACGTCAGCAACTTTATCTGCTCGTTTGTTTACTGATTGGCTACTGGCTGGTAATGACGCAGGTGCCCGTTCCTGGCGTTGGTTACGCAAATCTCAATCCTGAAACGAATCTGTCCGCCTGGTTCGACCGGACGTTTATCACTCCCGCCCACGTTTACAAACCCGCTAAGGTCTGGGACCCGGAAGGGTTGTTGAGTACGCTCCCCGCTATCGGAACCGGACTGTTGGGCGTTTTGACCGGAACCTGGTTACGCGCGAATCGATCCGCAGCCGAGAAAGTCGCCGGACTTTTTACCGCTGGCTGTCTGGTGGCTTTGGCCGGCCTAATCTGGAACAGTTTCTTTCCGATCAATAAAGCATTATGGACCAGCTCCTTCGTTCTGTTGGCCGGTGGCCTGGCTATGGTTGTTCTGGCCCTCTGCTACTGGCTGATTGATGTAAGAAATGCCCGCTGGGGTGTGTTGCCATTTGTAGCCTTCGGGGTAAATGCCATCACCGTATTTTTTCTGTCCGGACTGATTCCGCGCATCATGAACCTGATCCACGTAAAGCAGGCAGACGGGACGGAATTGGGGTTGAAAGAGTATTTGTATCGTTCCTTCATCGTCCCGCTTTTTGCCGATCCGATCAACGCGTCACTGGCCGGAGCGTTGACCTTCGTACTGATCTGGTTTGGCATTCTGTGGTGGATGTACCGAAAAAATGTTATTATTAAGGTGTGA
- a CDS encoding M16 family metallopeptidase, producing the protein MVRFPLTLTLLFSATLVLAQSAPKPKKTAAKPASAVRTTPSTAASLNSPIPLDPAVKVGKLPNGLTYYIRKNAEPKNRAELRLVIRAGSVLENDNQQGLAHFMEHMEFNGTKNFPKNELVNFLQSSGVRFGADLNAYTGFDETVYQLPVPTDSANVFRQAFQILEDWAHNATIDPKEVDKERGVILEERRLGRGAGQRMRDEYFPILLNNSQYSKRLPIGTEQVLTTFKPETLRQFYQDWYRPDLMAVIAVGDFDMKEVEGIIREKFGRIPAVKDPKPRTEYDIPAHKDTKVVIVTDPEQPNTVVQVIYKRPEIKEKNLNDLRESIKRGLFNTMLGNRIQELTQQADPPFLGGYSNYSDFLGNLDAFTSIAVAKEGNVERAIRAVLDENARVKQFGFTPTELARAKQEFLTNVEQAYSERDKTRSVNYVNEYVQNFTDKEPYTSIEFYYDFLKKEQGGIKLDEVNALVDQFIHNDNRAVIVMAPEKDKAKLPSVEQIIGYVDNAGKGLTAYDDKTLDSPLLATQPTGSPVVSEKQIKDIGVTEWTLKNGARVVLKPTNFKNDQVLFSGSSFGGTSLYELNDFMTARFSSTLAAMGGTGAYNQVQLGKFLSGKQVSVFPFVGELSEGVNGSAAPKDLETALQLLYSYFTQPRKDADVVKGFLSNQRSALQNQINTPTPQRVFQDTVQVTLGANNPRRQPLKPDDLDKIDLDKALKIYQERFANAGDFTFYFVGNFKEDQLKPLVEKYIGGLPSTGKTEKFKDLGIRIPAGQLSKTVYKGVDPKASVQLVYSGELSWSPEMTTQLDALAEVLEIKLIEKLREEESGVYGVGASAAYSKYPVSRYTFRISFGCAPDNVEKLIAKTQELINDLKQKGASPVDIAKFKAETRRETEVQLKDNQFWLGYLQNQYYNGDAPDEVLHEKEQLDKVTVQSTKAAANNYFGPNFIRLVLMPEKK; encoded by the coding sequence ATGGTACGTTTTCCGCTCACACTGACCTTGTTGTTCAGTGCTACGCTCGTGCTGGCGCAATCAGCACCTAAACCAAAAAAAACGGCCGCCAAACCAGCATCGGCGGTACGAACAACGCCGTCGACGGCTGCTTCGCTCAATAGCCCTATCCCGCTGGACCCTGCCGTAAAGGTCGGTAAGCTGCCCAACGGCCTGACGTATTACATCCGTAAAAATGCCGAACCGAAAAACCGGGCCGAACTGCGGCTGGTCATCCGGGCCGGATCGGTGCTGGAGAACGACAATCAGCAGGGGCTGGCCCACTTCATGGAGCACATGGAGTTTAATGGCACCAAAAATTTCCCAAAAAATGAGCTGGTCAACTTTTTGCAATCATCCGGAGTGCGCTTCGGAGCCGATCTAAATGCCTATACGGGTTTCGACGAAACGGTCTATCAGCTGCCCGTTCCAACCGATTCGGCCAACGTGTTTCGGCAGGCGTTCCAGATTCTGGAAGACTGGGCCCATAATGCCACGATCGATCCGAAGGAAGTCGATAAAGAACGGGGTGTTATTCTGGAAGAACGGCGGCTCGGACGCGGAGCTGGCCAGCGGATGCGCGACGAATATTTTCCAATTCTGTTGAATAATTCGCAGTATTCGAAGCGGCTGCCTATTGGTACGGAACAGGTATTGACAACGTTCAAACCCGAAACGTTGCGCCAGTTTTACCAGGACTGGTATCGGCCTGATCTAATGGCCGTTATTGCTGTTGGCGACTTTGACATGAAAGAGGTGGAAGGCATCATTCGGGAAAAGTTCGGGCGCATTCCAGCAGTTAAAGACCCAAAGCCACGGACTGAGTACGACATCCCGGCGCATAAAGACACAAAAGTGGTCATTGTGACCGACCCAGAGCAACCCAACACGGTGGTGCAGGTGATTTACAAGCGACCAGAGATCAAAGAAAAAAACTTGAACGATCTGCGCGAAAGCATTAAACGTGGCTTATTCAACACAATGCTTGGTAACCGGATTCAAGAGTTGACGCAACAGGCCGACCCACCGTTTCTGGGCGGCTATAGCAACTATAGTGACTTTTTGGGTAACCTGGACGCGTTCACCTCGATTGCGGTTGCTAAAGAAGGCAACGTCGAACGGGCGATTCGGGCGGTGCTCGACGAGAATGCCCGTGTCAAACAATTTGGTTTTACCCCCACTGAACTGGCGCGCGCAAAGCAGGAATTTCTGACGAACGTCGAACAGGCGTACAGTGAGCGCGACAAGACCCGGTCAGTCAACTACGTTAATGAATACGTTCAGAATTTTACGGATAAAGAGCCGTACACGAGCATCGAGTTCTATTATGACTTCCTGAAAAAAGAGCAGGGCGGTATCAAGCTCGATGAAGTGAACGCGCTGGTCGATCAGTTTATCCATAACGATAACCGGGCCGTTATTGTGATGGCTCCCGAAAAGGATAAAGCAAAACTGCCATCGGTCGAGCAGATTATTGGGTACGTAGACAATGCCGGAAAGGGGCTGACTGCCTACGATGACAAAACGCTCGATAGTCCATTGCTGGCTACGCAGCCAACGGGTTCGCCGGTTGTGAGCGAGAAGCAAATCAAGGATATTGGCGTGACGGAGTGGACGCTGAAGAATGGCGCCCGCGTGGTCCTGAAGCCGACTAATTTCAAGAATGATCAGGTTCTTTTCTCCGGCAGTAGCTTCGGCGGCACATCGCTCTACGAGCTGAACGATTTTATGACGGCCCGGTTCTCATCTACGCTGGCGGCTATGGGCGGTACGGGTGCCTACAATCAGGTCCAGTTGGGTAAATTTTTGTCCGGTAAGCAAGTGAGCGTATTTCCGTTCGTGGGTGAGCTAAGCGAGGGCGTGAACGGTAGCGCGGCTCCAAAAGATCTGGAAACGGCGCTTCAGCTCCTGTACAGCTACTTTACGCAACCCCGTAAAGACGCGGATGTGGTGAAAGGCTTCCTGTCCAACCAGCGGAGCGCATTACAGAACCAGATCAATACGCCAACCCCGCAGCGGGTCTTTCAGGATACGGTGCAGGTGACGCTGGGGGCCAACAATCCCCGTCGGCAGCCGCTCAAACCCGATGATCTGGATAAAATCGATCTGGATAAAGCCCTAAAAATCTACCAGGAACGGTTCGCCAACGCGGGAGATTTTACGTTCTACTTCGTTGGGAATTTTAAGGAAGATCAGCTAAAGCCGCTCGTGGAGAAATACATTGGTGGGTTACCGTCGACCGGCAAAACGGAGAAGTTTAAAGACTTGGGCATCCGGATTCCGGCGGGGCAACTTAGCAAAACGGTGTACAAGGGCGTCGATCCGAAAGCCTCTGTGCAACTGGTCTATAGCGGAGAACTAAGCTGGTCGCCCGAAATGACAACGCAGTTAGACGCACTGGCTGAAGTACTCGAAATCAAGCTGATCGAAAAACTGCGGGAAGAAGAAAGTGGTGTTTACGGTGTTGGGGCCAGTGCCGCCTACAGCAAGTATCCGGTCTCACGCTACACCTTCCGGATCAGTTTCGGCTGTGCACCCGATAACGTAGAGAAGCTGATTGCCAAAACGCAGGAGTTGATCAATGATTTGAAACAGAAAGGGGCCTCGCCCGTCGATATTGCCAAATTCAAGGCCGAAACCCGGCGCGAAACAGAAGTGCAGCTAAAAGATAATCAGTTCTGGCTTGGCTATTTGCAGAACCAATACTACAACGGTGACGCGCCCGATGAGGTGCTGCACGAAAAAGAACAGCTGGATAAGGTAACCGTCCAAAGCACGAAAGCAGCTGCCAATAACTACTTCGGCCCTAATTTCATTCGTCTGGTGTTGATGCCGGAAAAAAAATAG